In Ailuropoda melanoleuca isolate Jingjing chromosome X, ASM200744v2, whole genome shotgun sequence, a single genomic region encodes these proteins:
- the LOC109489282 gene encoding LOW QUALITY PROTEIN: melanoma-associated antigen B3 (The sequence of the model RefSeq protein was modified relative to this genomic sequence to represent the inferred CDS: inserted 1 base in 1 codon), translating into MAWGQKSKLHTCEKRHQARGGIQHRRSAQATAAKEKAFRSLAPPPFGVLTHRKPASRSCRALATKSAGVSCTRSYQGANCKIEKKPSSSQAPLTIVQSQGDPVTKTTGILVQFLIHMYKRKKPITKANMLKIVNKKYKNRFLKILRRASFSLEVVFGVDLKEVNSTKHSYILVSKMDLPNNGTVSHGRGFPKTGLLMNLLGVISMKGNCATEENIXEFLNKMRVYAGKRHFIFGEPKKLITQDLVKLKYLEYRQVANSDPARYEFLWGPRAHAETSKMKVLEFGAKINHTVPSAFHSWYDEALRDEEERVKATVTLRAETDAMASECSKECPAAPPTPNEVEADSSHCG; encoded by the exons ATGGCTTGGGGACAGAAGAGTAAGCTCCACACCTGTGAGAAACGCCACCAAGCCCGAGGTGGGATCCAGCATCGGAGGAGTGCTCAGGCCACTGCAGCCAAGGAGAAAGCATTCCGCTCTTTGGCCCCACCTCCCTTTGGTGTTCTGActcacaggaagcctgcttctagGTCATGTAGAGCCCTAGCCACCAAGTCTGCAGGTGTTTCTTGCACAAGATCATACCAAGGCGCCAACTGCAAAATTGAGAAAAAGCCAAGTTCCTCCCAAGCCCCACTCACCATTGTGCAGTCTCAAGGAGACCCTGTAACCAAAACAACGGGTATTTTGGTGCAGTTCCTGATACACATGTACAAAAGGAAAAAGCCCATCACGAAAGCCAATATGCTGAAGATTGTCAATAAGAAGTATAAAAATCGCTTCCTTAAGATCCTCAGAAGAGCCTCTTTCAGCTTGGAAGtggtttttggtgttgacttgAAGGAAGTCAATTCCACCAAACATTCCTATATCCTTGTCAGCAAGATGGACCTCCCCAACAATGGGACTGTAAGCCATGGCAGAGGATTTCCCAAGACCGGTCTCCTGATGAATCTCCTGGGTGTGATCTCCATGAAGGGCAACTGTGCCACCGAAGAGAACA GGGAGTTCCTGAATAAGATGAGAGTCTATGCGGGGAAGAGGCACTTCATATTTGGGGAACCCAAGAAGCTCATCACCCAAGATTTGGTGAAGCTTAAGTACCTGGAGTACCGCCAGGTGGCCAACAGTGATCCAGCACGCTATGAGTTCCTGTGGGGCCCGAGAGCCCACGCAGAGACCAGCAAGATGAAAGTGCTAGAGTTTGGGGCCAAGATTAATCATACAGTCCCCAGTGCCTTCCACTCTTGGTATGACGAGGCTCTGCGAGATGAGGAAGAGCGAGTCAAAGCCACGGTTACACTCCGAGCTGAGACGGATGCCATGGCCAGTGAATGTTCCAAGGAGTGTCCAGCAGCACCTCCCACACCCAATGAAGTTGAGGCGGATTCTTCACATTGTGGCTGA